The nucleotide window CCGGCGGTATTCTGCCGGTTTACCGGTTGCAACCTCTGGTCTGGCCGGGAACAGGACCGAAGCAAAGCGGTCTGTAATTTCTGCGATACTGATTTTATCGGCACGGATGGCCAGAATGGCGGCAAGTTTCAATCGGCAGATGCCCTTGCCAGGAAAATTAAAAGTTTCTGGCCAGAAAGCCAGACCGCCGATGCCGGGCGCCCCTATGTGGTTTGCACCGGCGGTGAACCCCTGCTGCAGCTGGATATGGAGCTGATTGAAGCGTTGCATCAGCAGGGTTTTGAGATCGCTGTAGAAACCAATGGTACACTCCCGGTACCGCAACAGATTGACTGGATCTGTGTCAGCCCGAAAGCGGATGCTCAACTGGTCCAGCTCAGTGGTGATGAACTGAAACTGGTATATCCACAACCGCTGGCCCAGCCAGAAAAGTTCACACAGTTACACTTTAAACATTTCTATCTGCAACCAATGGACGGTCCGATGCAGCGCATCAATACTCAGGAGTGTATCCGCTACTGCCTGAGCAACCCGCAGTGGAAGCTAAGCCTGCAGACCCATAAATTACTTGGCATTGACTAGCACGGATCGCCACCTCACCGGGCTGTTGCGCCACAGAATCAGCAGCACTGCAGGTACTTGCATCAGAATGCCATACAACAGCACTGTCAGCGACATCTCCGGTTGCTGCAGAATCGCGCCGGTTACCATTAATGCCGTACCGGCATTCTGAATCCCGGTCTCAATGCCGAGCGTCAGCGCCGTTTCCGTGTTAAGTCGTAGCAGATAGCGGGCTACCAGCATCGCAAACACCATAGCACTGCTGGCAAGCAGAATAATCGCAGGACTCAGCAACGGCATCAGCTCAGGTAACACCGCCCGATTAGCCCAGCTAATCATCACCACCACGGCGAACATAAACACCAGCGAGAGAACCTTTATAGGCCGTTGTAGCTGATCGCAGAGCCGTGGCCAGCGACGGTTTATATACAGTCCTGTCACCACGGGAATCAGCGTCACCATAACCAGCTTCGCAATGGTGCTTAGCAGAGGCAGCTCTACCATTACCCCACTGCCTAAAAGGTGCTCCAGGGTCATCCAGGTGAACCAGGGCAGCGAAAAGGGTATGATCAGACTGGTAATCGCCGTCAGCGAAATCGACAGCGCGGTATCAGCACGGCAGAGATAGCTGATCATATTCGAGGTAGCACCACCCGGGGCAAAGGATACGATCAGCAATCCCGCAGCCAGAACTGCGGGAAGTTGCAGCACAGTCACCACCAGCCACGCCAACAAAGGCAGAAACAGAAGTTGCAGTGACACACCAGCAACAATAGCCAGCGGTCGCTGACGCAGAGATAAAAAGTCACTCAGCTTTAGTGTCAGCCCCATGCCCAGCATAATAATAAACAGAGCAACCGGTAATAACAGTGAAAGTGCATTGCCACCCGCCATACAGAACAACTCCATCGGATAGTTTCATGAGCGCCTATAGTAGAGTTCAGAGTAACTCAAGACAACCGCCGGATAACAGAGAATTAAAGGGCTGTCTCAATCTACCCACATAAGTTGTGGATAACATTGTGGGTACCCTCATCTTACCCCTCCGGATGACCCGGAGTCTCGCCGTTCGCT belongs to Amphritea atlantica and includes:
- the queE gene encoding 7-carboxy-7-deazaguanine synthase, whose translation is MFYTLQGEGAQAGRPAVFCRFTGCNLWSGREQDRSKAVCNFCDTDFIGTDGQNGGKFQSADALARKIKSFWPESQTADAGRPYVVCTGGEPLLQLDMELIEALHQQGFEIAVETNGTLPVPQQIDWICVSPKADAQLVQLSGDELKLVYPQPLAQPEKFTQLHFKHFYLQPMDGPMQRINTQECIRYCLSNPQWKLSLQTHKLLGID
- a CDS encoding bile acid:sodium symporter family protein; protein product: MELFCMAGGNALSLLLPVALFIIMLGMGLTLKLSDFLSLRQRPLAIVAGVSLQLLFLPLLAWLVVTVLQLPAVLAAGLLIVSFAPGGATSNMISYLCRADTALSISLTAITSLIIPFSLPWFTWMTLEHLLGSGVMVELPLLSTIAKLVMVTLIPVVTGLYINRRWPRLCDQLQRPIKVLSLVFMFAVVVMISWANRAVLPELMPLLSPAIILLASSAMVFAMLVARYLLRLNTETALTLGIETGIQNAGTALMVTGAILQQPEMSLTVLLYGILMQVPAVLLILWRNSPVRWRSVLVNAK